One window of the Vigna unguiculata cultivar IT97K-499-35 unplaced genomic scaffold, ASM411807v1 contig_573, whole genome shotgun sequence genome contains the following:
- the LOC114172438 gene encoding uncharacterized protein LOC114172438, with protein MQSLKSHHAVSSSLFNQFSYQSITFFLSFSTKSRCLHFNETTSIIDYLNSDLQFSRTQSLYVSKRVSGCRFPQNPLLVLTFFKQIGFSQSQILSLIRQRPQILFTNVEKILRPKIQLFQMSGFQGYELCSFISKNPSILTHSLKKTLVPSVEAIRKIVYDQKDFILVLHRCGWILPKYKRIMENVVFLESCGILGTHLSLLLKLHPRLFVAQRSTIENNVSRAVNLGFRENSRMLVHAIHTLSCLSDKTFERKLKLINCFGFLKDEGLQMFKRTPTLFRTSEKKLKVGMKFFLHTVMLPKSVLIHQPKILMYSMEDRVLPQYKVFQLLKSKNLCKKVPSYIHVLCLSEEMFLDKYISQFRENAEELLVAYKGHYLEA; from the coding sequence ATGCAGTCTCTCAAGTCACACCATGCTGTTTCATCTTCTCTTTTCAATCAATTCTCTTATCAGTCTATAACATTCTTCCTATCTTTCTCAACCAAAAGCCGTTGCCTACACTTCAACGAAACCACTTCAATAATTGATTACCTGAATTCCGACTTGCAGTTCTCCAGAACCCAATCCCTTTATGTCTCCAAACGTGTTTCAGGGTGCAGATTCCCTCAAAACCCCTTATTAGTGCTCACTTTCTTCAAACAAATAGGCTTTTCCCAAAGCCAGATTCTCTCCCTGATTCGTCAAAGACCCCAGATACTGTTTACAAACGTTGAGAAAATCTTGAGACCCAAAATTCAGCTCTTTCAGATGTCTGGATTCCAGGGTTACGAGTTATGCAGCTTCATTTCAAAGAATCCCTCCATTTTGACTCATAGCTTGAAGAAAACATTGGTCCCCTCAGTTGAAGCTATTAGGAAAATTGTCTACGACCAGAAagattttattcttgttttgcaCAGATGTGGCTGGATACTCCCAAAGTACAAAAGAATTATGGAGAATGTCGTCTTTTTGGAGAGTTGTGGCATTCTTGGAACTCATCTTTCATTGCTACTCAAACTTCATCCAAGGCTTTTCGTTGCACAGCGGTCTACTATTGAAAACAATGTTTCTCGAGCTGTAAACTTGGGTTTCCGTGAAAATTCAAGAATGCTTGTCCATGCAATTCATACATTAAGTTGTTTGAGCGATAAAACATTTGAGagaaagttgaaactaattaattgttttggttttttgAAGGATGAGGGCCTGCAAATGTTCAAGAGAACCCCGACTTTGTTTAGAACATCAGAGAAGAAGTTGAAAGTTGGAATGAAATTCTTCTTGCATACAGTTATGCTGCCCAAGTCAGTCCTTATTCACCAGCCTAAGATTTTAATGTACAGCATGGAGGATCGCGTGCTTCCTCAATATAAAGTCTTCCAACTGTTGAAATCAAAAAATCTCTGCAAGAAAGTCCCCAGTTATATTCATGTGTTGTGCTTGTCTGAGGAGATGTTCTTGGACAAGTATATATCACAGTTCAGAGAAAATGCAGAGGAGTTATTAGTAGCATACAAGGGTCATTATCTGGAGGCATAA
- the LOC114172440 gene encoding elongation factor Tu, mitochondrial-like has translation MFFAELVSFYKFPGDEIPIIRGSALSALQGTNDEIGRQAILKLMDVVDAYIPDPVRQLDKPFLMPIEDVFSIQGRGTVATGRVEQGVIKVGEEVEVLGLMQVCMFIESFPIYSCPLILPVNKLILIILSIKTLQINQKPFIKDKTSMYINFLQTNNKPVEIIPPK, from the exons aTGTTTTTTGCAGAGCTAGTGAGCTTCTACAAGTTCCCTGGGGATGAAATCCCGATCATTAGAGGTTCAGCGTTGTCTGCTTTACAGGGTACAAATGACGAGATTGGAAGACAGGCCATTCTAAAATTAATGGATGTTGTAGATGCATACATTCCTGACCCTGTTCGCCAACTTGACAAGCCCTTCCTAATGCCAATTGAAGATGTGTTCTCAATTCAG GGACGTGGAACAGTTGCCACTGGCCGTGTTGAACAAGGCGTCATTAAAGTCGGTGAAGAAGTAGAGGTGTTGGGTCTAATGCAGGTATGTATGTTCATTGAGTCATTTCCTATATATAGCTGCCCTCTGATCCTTCCTGTTAATAAActgatattaattattctttcaataaaaacaCTACAGATTAATCAGAAACCTTTCATTAAAGACAAAACatcaatgtatattaatttcttacaaACAAACAATAAACCAGTCGAAATTATTCCCCCCAAATAA